A region from the Verrucomicrobiota bacterium genome encodes:
- a CDS encoding DUF1501 domain-containing protein, which yields MTRRHFFGRAGAGVGVAALASLLNEKLFAAPDPATASTGGSPGSPHYKPTAKRVIYLFQSGAPSQMDLFDYKPKLAGWRGTELPDSIRRGQRLTGMTATQSSFPVAPSLFRFARHGKSGAWISELMPHTAQVADELCFVKSMHTEAINHDPAITFFQTGAQLAGRPSIGAWLSYGMGSENQDLPAFIAMVSQGTGNPNDQPLYDRLWGSGFLPSKHQGVKFRSTGDPVLFLSNPPGFDSGRRRRFLDDLARLNQMNFQEFGDPEITTRIAQYEMAYRMQSSVPELTDLSKEPAHILEMYGPDARKPGTFAYNCLLARRLAERGVRFIQLFHRGWDQHVKLPSQIKGQCKDTDQASAALIRDLKQRGLLEDTLVIWGGEFGRTVYCQGRLTADDYGRDHHPRCFTTWLAGGGIKPGISYGETDDYSYNIVNDPVHVHDLQATILHCLGMDHERLTFRFQGRDFRLTDVAGRVVREILA from the coding sequence ATGACGCGCCGCCATTTCTTCGGGCGTGCCGGCGCCGGGGTCGGCGTGGCGGCGCTGGCTTCCCTGCTGAATGAGAAACTATTCGCAGCGCCTGATCCTGCCACGGCTTCGACTGGAGGGTCGCCAGGTTCCCCGCATTACAAACCGACCGCGAAACGCGTCATCTATTTGTTCCAGTCCGGCGCGCCGTCGCAAATGGATTTGTTCGATTACAAACCGAAGCTCGCCGGCTGGCGCGGCACGGAACTACCCGACTCGATTCGTCGCGGCCAGCGGCTCACGGGCATGACCGCCACTCAAAGCAGCTTTCCGGTTGCGCCGTCGCTTTTCCGATTCGCGCGGCACGGGAAAAGCGGCGCATGGATCAGCGAATTGATGCCGCACACGGCGCAAGTTGCCGATGAGCTGTGTTTCGTCAAATCGATGCACACGGAGGCAATCAATCACGATCCGGCCATCACTTTTTTCCAGACGGGCGCCCAACTCGCAGGCCGGCCGAGCATCGGCGCGTGGCTTTCCTATGGAATGGGGAGCGAGAATCAGGATTTGCCCGCCTTCATTGCGATGGTGTCGCAAGGCACGGGCAACCCGAACGACCAACCGCTCTACGACCGCCTCTGGGGCAGCGGCTTTCTGCCAAGCAAACATCAGGGTGTGAAGTTCCGCTCCACCGGCGATCCGGTTCTTTTTCTATCGAACCCGCCCGGATTCGATTCGGGCCGGCGCCGCCGCTTCCTCGACGACCTGGCGCGGCTGAACCAGATGAATTTTCAGGAGTTCGGCGATCCGGAAATCACGACGCGCATCGCGCAGTATGAGATGGCCTACCGCATGCAATCGTCGGTGCCGGAGTTGACCGATCTTTCCAAAGAGCCGGCGCACATCCTGGAGATGTACGGCCCGGACGCGCGAAAGCCGGGGACTTTTGCTTACAATTGCCTCCTCGCGCGCCGCCTGGCCGAACGCGGCGTGCGGTTCATCCAGTTGTTCCATCGCGGCTGGGATCAGCACGTGAAACTGCCCAGTCAGATCAAGGGCCAGTGCAAGGACACGGACCAGGCTTCCGCGGCGTTGATCCGAGATTTGAAGCAACGAGGCCTGCTTGAAGACACCCTTGTGATTTGGGGCGGCGAGTTTGGGCGCACGGTCTATTGCCAGGGGCGGTTGACGGCGGACGATTACGGCCGCGACCATCATCCGCGCTGCTTCACGACGTGGCTGGCGGGCGGCGGGATCAAGCCAGGAATCTCCTACGGCGAAACGGATGATTACAGCTACAATATCGTGAACGACCCCGTTCACGTCCACGACCTGCAAGCGACGATCCTGCACTGCCTCGGCATGGACCACGAAAGGCTGACCTTCCGATTCCAGGGACGGGATTTTCGATTGACCGACGTCGCCGGCCGCGTGGTGCGCGAGATTCTCGCTTAG
- a CDS encoding geranylgeranyl reductase family protein — protein sequence MNSCVSARGGVHAPWGGRRHTVSVYRSADFQSAGSRNCILQALRPDRVPWNLSERCRLQIGDTAEYNSALREKAADHIRPSRRPQAFAWSKHLWRPVFYTISTGEGAGRNTRGACGPHDRLYSASQKSETSGVTSSSHRKFDVAIVGAGPAGSAAALALARAGAKVLLIEKTYLPRYKTCGGGLVNRACQLLAHHAEIPVERACCVAELNFVRQGLHFVARRQSSIICMTMRSALDHQLALAAQRAGVELKQGCALKSICSLDRGVEIDTTHGQFWAEFIVAADGANSAVAKQTGWDALPNLIPALECEVFVKAHDFERLNRAARFDFEVIPSGYAWVFPKQHHLSIGVLSMKRGRVDLHGAFERYLAILGLHAPEKIERHGYVIPVTPRRGPFARGRVLLTGDAAGLVDPVTAEGLTYAIRSGQLAAQSLAEAAFDPGEVASRYRALVAQEILPDLKAGRILAWMLYRQPRLTAWLFRKHGVALSDLMTDIVAGQTTYRALLGEIGNYLKLLKPAPRWSPANT from the coding sequence ATCAATTCTTGCGTTTCAGCGCGAGGGGGAGTGCACGCGCCCTGGGGCGGTCGTCGGCACACTGTAAGCGTTTACCGCAGCGCAGATTTTCAATCTGCCGGATCGCGGAATTGCATTCTTCAAGCGCTCCGACCAGATCGAGTGCCCTGGAACTTGTCGGAGCGCTGCCGATTGCAAATCGGCGATACAGCAGAGTACAACTCTGCGCTACGGGAAAAGGCCGCTGATCACATACGGCCCTCCCGCCGACCACAGGCATTTGCGTGGAGCAAACACCTTTGGAGACCGGTGTTCTACACGATTTCGACCGGCGAGGGCGCCGGTCGAAACACGCGAGGCGCGTGTGGTCCCCATGACCGGCTTTACTCGGCTTCACAAAAGAGCGAGACTTCCGGCGTGACCAGTTCGTCCCACCGGAAGTTCGACGTGGCTATCGTCGGGGCCGGGCCGGCAGGTTCGGCGGCAGCGTTGGCCCTCGCGCGAGCGGGCGCCAAAGTGCTTTTGATCGAGAAAACGTATCTGCCGCGCTACAAAACTTGCGGCGGCGGGTTGGTGAATCGCGCGTGTCAGCTTCTTGCGCATCATGCTGAGATTCCTGTGGAGCGCGCGTGTTGCGTCGCGGAATTGAACTTCGTGCGGCAGGGTCTTCACTTCGTGGCGCGCCGCCAGTCTTCGATCATTTGCATGACCATGCGCTCGGCGCTCGACCACCAGCTTGCCCTCGCGGCACAGCGCGCCGGCGTTGAACTGAAACAGGGTTGCGCGCTGAAATCGATTTGCTCGCTCGACCGTGGGGTGGAGATTGATACGACCCACGGCCAGTTTTGGGCGGAGTTTATCGTGGCGGCCGATGGCGCGAACAGTGCCGTGGCGAAGCAAACCGGATGGGATGCCCTGCCGAATCTGATCCCCGCGTTGGAGTGCGAAGTGTTCGTCAAGGCGCACGACTTCGAGCGGTTGAATCGCGCCGCGCGATTCGATTTCGAGGTGATCCCAAGCGGCTACGCCTGGGTGTTCCCCAAACAGCATCATCTCTCCATCGGCGTGCTGAGCATGAAACGCGGGCGAGTCGATCTGCATGGAGCATTCGAGCGCTACCTTGCCATCCTCGGCTTACATGCACCGGAAAAGATCGAGCGTCACGGGTATGTGATTCCGGTCACCCCGCGACGAGGTCCCTTCGCGCGCGGACGCGTGCTTTTGACGGGGGATGCCGCGGGACTGGTGGACCCCGTCACGGCGGAAGGTCTCACGTACGCCATCCGCAGCGGTCAACTCGCGGCACAGTCGCTGGCCGAAGCCGCCTTCGATCCGGGCGAAGTGGCGTCGCGATACCGTGCGCTTGTTGCGCAGGAGATTCTTCCCGATCTCAAAGCGGGCCGAATCCTGGCCTGGATGTTGTACCGGCAGCCGCGATTGACAGCCTGGTTGTTTCGCAAGCACGGCGTTGCCCTCAGTGACTTAATGACGGACATTGTCGCTGGCCAAACGACCTATCGTGCCTTGTTGGGCGAGATCGGAAATTACTTGAAGCTTTTGAAGCCGGCCCCACGCTGGAGCCCTGCGAATACTTGA
- a CDS encoding prepilin-type N-terminal cleavage/methylation domain-containing protein encodes MNCSDCSRRSGFTLIELLVVIAIIAILAAMLLPALSRSKAKAQGILCLSNAKQLTLAWSMYTDDHDDFFVNNHGRDETRATRQSWANNVQDWTASPDNTNVLFLTEAKLSPYLSRSAAVFKCPSDKSAAECGPRIRSMSMNAMVGQTGTLTNRFNPTYRQFLKPSDLLSPALTFLFIDEHPDTINDGFFVNTLDEYKWGNLPASYHNGASSLSYTDGHTEARRWSVGGPTGTIRPARQGGVGGIFDASPATDFEWLKERTSARR; translated from the coding sequence ATGAATTGTTCGGATTGCAGTCGCCGTTCGGGCTTCACCTTGATCGAGTTGCTCGTGGTCATTGCGATCATTGCCATATTGGCGGCCATGCTGCTGCCGGCCTTGAGCCGATCCAAAGCCAAGGCTCAGGGGATTCTTTGCCTGAGTAACGCCAAACAGCTCACTCTGGCCTGGTCGATGTACACCGACGACCACGACGACTTTTTCGTCAACAATCACGGCCGCGACGAGACGCGCGCCACGCGCCAAAGCTGGGCCAACAACGTGCAGGATTGGACAGCCAGCCCGGACAACACAAATGTGCTTTTCCTGACCGAAGCGAAATTGTCTCCCTACCTGAGCCGCTCCGCCGCCGTGTTCAAATGCCCTTCCGATAAATCCGCCGCCGAATGCGGGCCGCGCATCCGGAGCATGTCCATGAACGCCATGGTCGGGCAAACCGGCACGCTGACGAACCGCTTCAACCCGACCTATCGCCAGTTCCTGAAACCCTCGGATTTGCTCAGCCCCGCGCTCACGTTCCTGTTCATCGACGAGCACCCGGACACCATAAACGACGGTTTCTTCGTCAATACTCTGGACGAATACAAATGGGGAAACCTTCCTGCCTCCTACCATAATGGCGCGTCGAGCTTGTCCTACACCGATGGCCACACCGAGGCGCGCCGGTGGAGCGTCGGAGGTCCTACGGGTACGATCCGGCCCGCGCGCCAGGGAGGTGTCGGCGGGATTTTCGACGCATCGCCGGCGACCGATTTTGAGTGGTTGAAGGAGCGGACGAGTGCGCGCCGTTAG
- a CDS encoding DUF5060 domain-containing protein, whose protein sequence is MKQILLLSVLTASSLAAADNPVVSGELKQWHKVTLTFDGPAAQETDRDPNPFTDYRLTVTFRHTSSSPEYRVPGYFAADGNAASTSAKSGAKWRVHLSPDKPGKWAWTASFVKGKHVALNPETIGAGVSPIDGRTGSFEIGATDKTGRNLRAKEPTQDWLAVIRRR, encoded by the coding sequence ATGAAACAGATCCTTCTCCTGTCTGTGCTGACCGCCAGTTCGCTGGCAGCCGCGGATAACCCGGTGGTCTCCGGCGAACTCAAACAATGGCACAAAGTCACGCTCACCTTCGACGGACCGGCGGCGCAGGAAACGGACCGCGATCCCAATCCGTTCACGGACTATCGGCTCACGGTCACGTTTCGCCACACGTCGAGTTCGCCCGAATATCGGGTGCCAGGCTATTTTGCGGCGGATGGCAACGCGGCGAGCACTTCCGCCAAGTCCGGCGCCAAATGGCGCGTCCATTTGTCGCCCGACAAACCCGGCAAATGGGCCTGGACCGCTTCTTTTGTGAAAGGCAAACACGTCGCCCTGAATCCAGAGACCATCGGCGCGGGAGTTTCCCCGATCGATGGACGCACGGGCTCGTTTGAGATCGGCGCGACCGACAAAACCGGCCGCAATTTGCGCGCAAAAGAACCCACTCAAGATTGGCTGGCGGTGATCCGGCGAAGGTAA
- a CDS encoding peptidylprolyl isomerase, which produces MSTPLLAIYCVLSLLTAATMAADSPKHKARTMAEIVAASSPADWRALDPENTLYLELGSGRVVIELAPAFAPRHVANVKALAREHYYDGLAIVRVQDNYVVQWADPNAEKPELARKIQSAQKTLPAEFDRALDRKIPFTRLPDGDVYAREVGLSGGFPVARDKRAGKMWLAHCYGMVGAGRDAPADSGGGTELYAVIGHAPRHLDRNVTLIGRVVQGMEWLSGLPRGPGPMGFYDKPEQRVPIKSIRVAADVPPAERAELEVMRTDTPTFRELVESRRNRREEWFHAQAGRIELSNVPIPVRQQGQRER; this is translated from the coding sequence ATGTCCACACCTTTGCTCGCGATCTATTGCGTCCTCTCGCTGCTGACCGCCGCCACGATGGCGGCCGATTCCCCTAAACACAAAGCCCGCACCATGGCCGAAATCGTGGCCGCCTCCTCACCTGCCGATTGGCGAGCGCTCGATCCAGAAAATACACTTTACCTTGAATTGGGCAGCGGCCGCGTCGTCATCGAACTGGCGCCGGCGTTCGCTCCCCGCCATGTCGCCAATGTAAAGGCGCTGGCGCGGGAACATTATTACGACGGACTCGCCATTGTCCGCGTGCAGGACAACTACGTGGTGCAATGGGCTGATCCCAACGCGGAGAAACCGGAACTGGCCCGCAAAATTCAGAGCGCCCAGAAAACCCTGCCCGCCGAGTTCGACCGCGCGCTCGATCGGAAAATTCCATTTACGCGTCTTCCCGACGGCGATGTGTATGCGCGCGAGGTTGGTCTTTCGGGCGGCTTTCCTGTCGCGCGAGACAAGCGCGCCGGCAAGATGTGGTTGGCACATTGCTATGGGATGGTGGGCGCCGGACGCGACGCGCCTGCGGACAGCGGCGGCGGCACGGAGCTCTATGCGGTCATCGGCCACGCGCCGCGCCATCTGGATCGCAACGTCACACTGATCGGACGCGTGGTGCAGGGGATGGAGTGGCTCTCGGGGTTGCCGCGCGGGCCGGGTCCAATGGGCTTTTACGACAAACCGGAACAACGCGTGCCGATCAAATCCATCCGCGTCGCCGCGGACGTGCCGCCGGCTGAACGCGCCGAATTGGAAGTGATGCGGACGGACACGCCCACTTTCCGCGAGTTGGTTGAATCACGCCGTAATCGCCGCGAGGAATGGTTTCACGCCCAGGCGGGCCGCATCGAGCTGTCCAACGTGCCGATTCCAGTGCGACAGCAGGGCCAGAGAGAGCGTTGA
- a CDS encoding MFS transporter, whose amino-acid sequence MRPLSRWAEYTELVALFFIHAAALGMWFVPLSTVLDAHGLNAIKPYAFATSGVAAFVSPLIFGAMADRHAPPALVLRGLAVATAIALALAATAIKFHWPPPLVLALIQFHALCSAPTWGISSTIVFARLQDAKREFGPIRAMATLGWMAGCWLVSALNADSSPLAGYSGAVTWLVVAAFTFLLPSVEPPKSDARLRLSQRLGLDALTLLKNHDHRVVFITAALLNIPLAAFYPYTPPYLRSLGLDHTSAWMTLGQITEIIAMFALARLLTTWRLKWIFVAGLVFGVVRFALCALNAKLWILTGVTLHGFSFALVFITAQIYVDERMDPAWRARAQALLTLMVSGAGNLIGYLGTGWWFAANAGPVGTQWSLFWGGLAAAVAGVLVYFLVAYHGIGKGLKRAKEGQSP is encoded by the coding sequence GTGCGACCGTTATCGCGATGGGCGGAATACACCGAACTGGTAGCCTTGTTCTTCATCCATGCCGCAGCGTTGGGCATGTGGTTTGTGCCGTTGAGCACCGTGCTCGACGCACATGGTCTGAACGCGATCAAACCCTACGCGTTTGCCACGTCCGGCGTCGCGGCGTTTGTTTCGCCACTCATCTTTGGCGCGATGGCGGACCGTCATGCGCCGCCTGCTTTGGTGTTGCGCGGTCTGGCCGTAGCCACGGCGATTGCCCTGGCGCTGGCGGCCACCGCGATCAAATTCCACTGGCCTCCGCCGCTGGTGCTGGCGTTGATCCAGTTCCACGCGCTCTGTTCGGCGCCAACGTGGGGCATTTCGTCCACGATCGTTTTCGCCCGGCTGCAAGATGCCAAACGCGAGTTCGGTCCGATTCGAGCCATGGCGACCTTGGGATGGATGGCAGGATGCTGGCTCGTCAGCGCGCTTAATGCGGACTCTTCGCCGCTCGCCGGGTACAGCGGAGCTGTGACCTGGCTCGTCGTCGCCGCGTTTACCTTCCTGTTGCCGAGCGTGGAGCCTCCGAAATCAGATGCCCGGCTCCGGCTAAGCCAGCGCCTGGGGCTCGACGCGTTGACGCTCCTGAAGAATCACGATCATCGCGTCGTATTCATCACCGCCGCGCTTTTGAACATTCCTCTGGCGGCGTTTTATCCCTACACCCCGCCGTATCTGCGGTCGCTCGGACTCGATCATACCAGCGCCTGGATGACCCTCGGACAAATCACGGAAATCATCGCCATGTTCGCGCTGGCGCGGCTGCTCACGACGTGGCGGCTCAAATGGATCTTCGTCGCGGGTCTCGTGTTCGGCGTCGTGCGCTTCGCGCTGTGCGCGCTCAACGCGAAGCTCTGGATTCTGACCGGCGTCACGCTGCACGGATTCTCCTTCGCCTTGGTATTCATCACCGCGCAGATCTATGTGGACGAACGCATGGACCCGGCCTGGCGGGCCCGGGCTCAAGCGCTTTTGACCCTGATGGTGAGTGGCGCGGGAAATTTGATCGGTTATCTTGGCACGGGTTGGTGGTTCGCCGCTAACGCGGGTCCTGTCGGCACACAATGGTCCCTCTTTTGGGGCGGGCTCGCCGCGGCTGTGGCTGGCGTGCTGGTGTACTTCCTCGTGGCGTACCACGGAATCGGCAAAGGACTCAAACGTGCGAAGGAAGGGCAAAGCCCCTGA